The sequence tatttggaaaaaaaaaaaatattacctGATAGAACACCTTGGATCGAATCAAGGGTTATAGAAGCAGCAAGGAAAAACCTCAATGATGCAAACTCATCTTTTATCACAAGGCTATTGCTGAACAAACCAACCCAACCATCATGACCTACAAGTATGGCAATCACTACTCCGAGAGCAAGAACTAAAGACAACTTTACGGACACAGAAGTCGCTTTCTTTGCGCCTTTTACATTTCCAGCTCCAAGTTCGTTGGACACACGAGTACTGCAACATGATCAAATGTTACATTTCCcaaacaatatttatatatacaagataTGATGTTGATGTATAAATTTGAAACTATTTGATAAGATGAGCAAACCTTGCAGCTGCGCTAAGTCCATATGTTAACATGTAGCTAATAGATTCCGTGTTGACGctgaatttatttataatacagTAAGCTACTTTGATGTAATATACAAAAAACGTTaactaaatagaaaaaaaaaaaaaaaaaaaaaaaNNNNNACCATATAGCTACCAAAGAAGTATTGATTTCCGGATTTGGCATCACTCCTGCCAAGAACACAAGAATTTCGAACGCCCAATATTCCAAACTGTTGCACACAAATAGTCCTTTAAGCTTCAACAAGCGTAggaaatgtttttgtttttgtttttgtcagcAACATTCACTATTTGGTTTGACCCCGGATGTGATAATGACAGTAACTAACACCAACCACTAAGCTAAAATATAAATAGGTCAACAGACTTACCATACCATAGCAGCAGAAGGGATACTTAATGTCAAGTTTATTACAACGTAACGGAATGATTCCAACGAGAATCCAGTCCATGTTTCCTTAAACTTTTCTGAACAGATCACATAAGTTCCAAGAGATAGGAAAGCTATCCACAATGAAATAGACGTAGCTATTGGAGCACCGATGAATCCGAGGCCAGAAAAATAAACCAGAACATATGCAGTACCGATATTAATCACCAAGGGAACAAACGAGAAGATGACTAAGGGAGAAATGATGGATTGTGTTTGGCAAAATCTAAGAATATTCTGTAAGAACCCGTAAGCGAGCAAACCAGGAGCTTGGTACTTCATATAGAGTGCAGCTTGTTTTGAGATGCTAGGATCTTGTCTAAGAAGTCCAAATATCGATTCTGTGAAAAACCAGAAAATGGTGATGAGGATGGTGAAGACTAATGAGACGATGCAAGATGATTGTAGATGAATCCCCAACATCCTGTAGTTTTTTGCACCATAGCCTTgtccacacaatgtctcaagtGCTCCACTTAACCCTGtctgaaaaccaaaaaacataaatgcatattttaaacaaataccATCGGCCATATGTTCTAGAagatatcttctttttttaagttcttCAAGATTTCGttttaaggaagaaaaaaaaaaagacaaaaacttatCTATTATTCATTCTTTTAATGTGGAATAAATAATTTCAGAGAAATGGATGGTACCATGAAGGCAAAACCGGAGACGGTGGCCCAAGAATTGGCAAGGGTGGCCCCGGCGAGATCAAGTTGGCCGAGGTGAGAAGCGAACATCACAGAAGTCATAGGAATACAATAGTAGAAAAGATTGGTTAGTATCATTGGCAGAGAGTAAATAATTTGAGCCTTTGCTTCTTCCACGTCGATCAGTTTTTGAACCCAAgttgttgttcttctccttcctctttcaTCTTTTCCACCTTCATGGTCATTCAACAACGGAGAGCTCGTCGTCGGATCAGCCATTGGATCTTCTTGTTGGAAGGACTTTGGGGTTTGTTTGGTTAAGAGTTTGAAGATGAGAATTGTGAATTGGCAAGGtgaagaataaacaaaaaataagagataaaCAAGAGATGGACTCGGAAACAGTTCATTAAATATAAACACATGTCCACTCTCTTTTCCCACTCTCATTTCTACCTTTTATTgccatattaattataaatacattTCAATTGTTtgtccgaaaaaaaaaaagacatttcaTTTATGTAACAATGGTATATGTAGCACATGCGCATTTGACACATGTTAAAACAGTTTCCAAatctgaaggaaaaaaaattgaatgcattgatttttttttcaatgatttatTGATAATAActtcaaagtaaaatataaaggccgacaagaaaattaatttttccgGAGATTTTAGCCGGCAAGTACAAAACTTTTCCggaaactaaaaccaaacaaggTAAGCTAAGGGGAAACAACCCAGACAAACAAATTACACAACATCCATGCACTTCCCAAAACAGAATCAAGAGatccaagaaaagaaaaattaaaatttagatctTATGAagacaattaaaacaaatccGAGACTAGAAAAAACACACAACGGTTTAACTTGCAAGAACCTCTTTTACCACTAGTTAGAACCGTATGAGCATGCTTTGCGACCCTTTATGTTGCTTCAAAGAGGAACTACCGGGGCGGTGAGACACTACCAAAGCCTAGAGACCACTCAGGAAGAACGACTCTTTAAAAACAGGAAGGAGATTTCGATATGCGTTGGTGAAGATTCTTCATCAGAGGCAGTGAAGTAACAGTTAGAGATTGCCTTAGCCATAAAAACGGCCACACTTGAAGCTAAACTTGACGGAAATAACAAGAGTCAAGAAACTGAACCCAAGGTTAGGAAGATCGAAGgttaaaaatactaaatctGAAAATCTAGATCTACTGCCATTGGAAGAAAAAGATGGATGTGCCTATAAAAGATGGAAACATAGACAAACTAAAGGGAGAAACCCAACTTCGGTGCTGAAGAAGCCACCAGAACCGGTTAACCTAAGTAGCGGCAGCGGTTTTTGGCTAAAGAAAAGGCAAAGGGTTTGTGATGTAAACACGGTCATTGAATGCATTGAATCCATATAACTAAATTCcttattaaaaaacatattatttttctctttaaaactaatattagtattatttctctttttaaaaactaatatttcacATCATGCTATTaactattttagaaaaataaagcaTACATATAATTGAAAAGCTTTACCCTATTGTGTTTTTAATGAACTGTTAgtctgttattttattttaaaagctttaccctattatattaatttgatgGCAGCTTCCTAGCTTATAAAGAAAAGCTAATTTACGTTAACgtttatacttataaattaGAGTATaggaatatattaaaaaatttcagaaaagcattatatatttttattagattttaatatatttgtcacatttttttttatctctgtgAATAAAACCGGGGTTCTAATAATTAACTGTTATAGAATTAGggttaacagtttttttttaacccaaaattTTAAGAGATcttgtaccaaaaaaaaaaaggagaatttcaaaaatacctcttttgcAATaccatttttgaaaaataccctttctttcaaactttaccaaaaaagttactaaaaatttgcaaatcttcaaaatttatgtgtaagcttataaaatttatacacaaattaactttatatgtgtgtaattttttatatattttataatacaatataaataccttttaaaaactgtttaaaaatcttttaaaaaccttgtaaaccttttaaaaaccttgtaaaaaccttttaaaatgttttaaaacttcATAAATGTTTGGATTGAGTCTAGAGGTAGTAGTTATTATTTAGAAGTACATTGTGAACcatataaaagtttataatctttcatatttaaaaaaaaagtatttataaaaatagatagAGGAAATGGGTATTTTTGAGAAGGGGTACACCAAAAAaggtatttctcaaaaattctcatataaaaataataagagacaTATATTGAGTTATTAATATTAGTGAAAATAGTTGAGGGCTGTTATCTAACTCTTGGAACACTTTTgaatattgttgatgatttcagttttggtaatttttttgagaaatatctTTTTTCAAAGTAAAGTTGataaaaatttctatttatttgaatataatataaaaaagtgtTGAATGATTTGGATATCTTGTCTATTTAAAAGGGAATTAGTTTAAAACGTTGATTTTGATAGTGCACATGCCATGTGACCAGCTTATTATAATCATGTAAAAAGTAACAAAGATAAGTTATAACTTAGCGTTTAGAAAATAATCATGAGTTATCTGATCCAGAATGACTAGGCTTCTCCCAATGATAAATCGAATTTTgttctcaaaaatattttattccaTATTGCTTATTAAAAGAAATGTGCCTCCCTAGAAAAATGGGAACTAGAGGTTTTTCAGACCGTAGCATCAGTCAGCTTTGTCCACTTTCGGAAAATTGTCATGAGCAAGAGAGATGAGGACTGGCAAAATATCCCAAATATCATACCAATCCACAAACCCTGTTTTCACCAAAAAGTAATGAGTCAAAGataacacaagaaaacaaactttACCAATTCCATAAGAGAGTCAAGCATTTACCTTGGCATATAATTTCAGCTTGAAACCACAAAAGGCAGCAATAGGCATTCCAATTAAGTAGAATGTTCCCAAATTTATAACCGTGACTACATTCTGCcatccacatcctcttgcaactcctataaataattaaaataaacgaGCTAAATTTAACCGTGTGTTTGatgattagagaaaaaaaaaatcttggatCTTTTTACCTGATAGTACACCTTGGATCGAATCAAGAGTTATAGAAGCAGCAAGGAAAAACCTCATTGATGCAAACTCCTCTTTAATCACAAGGCTATTGCTATAAAAACCAACCCATACATCATGACCTACAAGTATGGCAATCACTACGCCGAGAGCAAGAACTAAAGACAACTTAACGGACACAGAAGTCGCTTTCTTTGCGCCTTCTATATTTCCAGCTCCAAGTTCGTTGGACACACGGGTACTGCAACATTATCAAGTTTTacatttccaaaacaaaatttatacaaAGTATTTTGAAACTATCTGATAAGATGAGCAAACCTTGCAGCTGCGCTAAGTCCATATGTTAGCATGTAGCTAATCGATTCCGTGGTGACGCtgaatttatttaataacattACACATAGTGAGCTACGTTAATCgtaaatattaattaactaataaatAGTGATAGAAAAAGTTACCATATAGCTACCAAAGAAGTATTGATTTCCGGATTTGGCATCACTCCTGCCATGAACACAAGAATCTCGAACGCCCAATATTCCAAACTGTTGCACACAATATAATCTCTTAAGCTTtaacaaacctaaaaaaacatgTACTATTTGGTGTGACCCCGGATATTATAATTACATTAACGTACACAAGCCACTAGGCTAAATATAACGGTTAACAAACTTACCATACCATAGCAGCGGAAGGGATACTTAATGTCAAGTTTATTACGACGTACCGAAATGATTCCAACGAGTATCCAGTCCATGTTTCCTTAAACTTTTCTGAACAGATCACATAAATTCCGAGAGATAGGAATGCTACCCACGTTGAAATAGATGTAGCTATTGGAGCACCAATGAATCCAAACCCAGCTACATAAACCAGAACATATGCGGTACCAACATTAACCACCAAGGGAATAAACGAGAAGATGAGTAGAGGAGTAATGATGGATTGTGTTTGGCAAAATCTCAGAATATTTTGTAAGAAGCCGAAAGCCACCAAACCGGGGGTTAGGTACTTCATATAGAGTGCAGCTTGTTTTGAGATGCTAGGATCTTGTCTGAGAAATACGAAAATCGATTCTGTGTAAAACCAGAATATGGTGATGAGGATGGNNNNNNNNNNNNNNNNNNNNNNNNNNNNNNNNNNNNNNNNNNNNNNNNNNNNNNNNNNNNNNNNNNNNNNNNNNNNNNNNNNNNNNNNNNNNNNNNNNNNNNNNNNNNNNNNNNNNNNNNNNNNNNNNNNNNNNNNNNNNNNNNNNNNNNNNNNNNNNNNNNNNNNNNNNNNNNNNNNNNNNNNNNNNNNNNNNNNNNNNNNNNNNNNNNNNNNNNNNNNNNNNNNNNNNNNNNNNNNNNNNNNNNNNNNNNNNNNNNNNNNNNNNNNNNNNNNNNNNNNNNNNNNNNNNNNNNNNNNNNNNNNNNNNNNNNNNNNNNNNNNNNNNNNNNNNNNNNNNNNNNNNNNNNNNNNNNNNNNNNNNNNNNNNNNNNNNNNNNNNNNNNNNNNNNNNNNNNNNNNNNNNNNNNNNNNNNNNNNNNNNNNNNNNNNNNNNNNNNNNNNNNNNNNNNNNNNNNNNNNNNNNNNNNNNNNNNNNNNNNNNNNNNNNNNNNNNNNNNNNNNNNNNNNNNNNNNNNNNNNNNNNNNNNNNNNNNNNNNNNNNNNNNNNNNNNNNNNNNNNNNNNNNNNNNNNNNNNNNNNNNNNNNNNNNNNNNNNNNNNNN comes from Camelina sativa cultivar DH55 chromosome 19, Cs, whole genome shotgun sequence and encodes:
- the LOC104766264 gene encoding protein DETOXIFICATION 19, with protein sequence MADPTTSSPLLNDHEGGKDERGRRRTTTWVQKLIDVEEAKAQIIYSLPMILTNLFYYCIPMTSVMFASHLGQLDLAGATLANSWATVSGFAFMTGLSGALETLCGQGYGAKNYRMLGIHLQSSCIVSLVFTILITIFWFFTESIFGLLRQDPSISKQAALYMKYQAPGLLAYGFLQNILRFCQTQSIISPLVIFSFVPLVINIGTAYVLVYFSGLGFIGAPIATSISLWIAFLSLGTYVICSEKFKETWTGFSLESFRYVVINLTLSIPSAAMVCLEYWAFEILVFLAGVMPNPEINTSLVAICVNTESISYMLTYGLSAAASTRVSNELGAGNVKGAKKATSVSVKLSLVLALGVVIAILVGHDGWVGLFSNSLVIKDEFASLRFFLAASITLDSIQGVLSGVARGCGWQRVVTVINLGTFYLIGMPIAAFCGFKLKFYAKGLWIGLICGIFCQSSCLLLMTIFRKCTKLYAATA
- the LOC104766270 gene encoding protein DETOXIFICATION 19-like isoform X3, with the protein product MADPTTLSPLLDEYHEGGGDDRGSRRTSTWVEKLVDVEETKAQIIYSLPMIFTNLFYYCIPLTSVMFSSHLGQLELAGATLANSFATVSGYAFMIGLSGALETLCGQGFGAKNYRMLGIHLQSSCIVSLVFSILITIFWFYTESIFVFLRQDPSISKQAALYMKYLTPGLVAFGFLQNILRFCQTQSIITPLLIFSFIPLVVNVGTAYVLVYVAGFGFIGAPIATSISTWVAFLSLGIYVICSEKFKETWTGYSLESFRLEYWAFEILVFMAGVMPNPEINTSLVAICVTTESISYMLTYGLSAAASTRVSNELGAGNIEGAKKATSVSVKLSLVLALGVVIAILVGHDVWVGFYSNSLVIKEEFASMRFFLAASITLDSIQGVLSGVARGCGWQNVVTVINLGTFYLIGMPIAAFCGFKLKLYAKGLWIGMIFGIFCQSSSLLLMTIFRKWTKLTDATV
- the LOC104766270 gene encoding protein DETOXIFICATION 19-like isoform X1, with the protein product MADPTTLSPLLDEYHEGGGDDRGSRRTSTWVEKLVDVEETKAQIIYSLPMIFTNLFYYCIPLTSVMFSSHLGQLELAGATLANSFATVSGYAFMIGLSGALETLCGQGFGAKNYRMLGIHLQSSCIVSLVFSILITIFWFYTESIFVFLRQDPSISKQAALYMKYLTPGLVAFGFLQNILRFCQTQSIITPLLIFSFIPLVVNVGTAYVLVYVAGFGFIGAPIATSISTWVAFLSLGIYVICSEKFKETWTGYSLESFRYVVINLTLSIPSAAMVCLEYWAFEILVFMAGVMPNPEINTSLVAICVTTESISYMLTYGLSAAASTRVSNELGAGNIEGAKKATSVSVKLSLVLALGVVIAILVGHDVWVGFYSNSLVIKEEFASMRFFLAASITLDSIQGVLSGVARGCGWQNVVTVINLGTFYLIGMPIAAFCGFKLKLYAKGLWIGMIFGIFCQSSSLLLMTIFRKWTKLTDATV